The Phaeobacter sp. A36a-5a DNA segment ACAATATGTCAGCTGCGGTGATTGCGCCCTTGAAAATCTGGGAAAAAGCGCTCATTTAAGCGCACGTCCCGCAGACTCGCGGGAAACCGCAATTATGGAGATAACATGGCCAAGGAAGATACGCTCGAATTTCCCGGTGTCGTGAAGGAACTCCTGCCCAATGCGACGTTTCGGGTCGAGCTGGAGAACGGCCATGAGATCATCGCACATACGGCAGGCAAGATGCGCAAGAACCGCATCCGTGTTCTGGCTGGCGACAAGGTACAGGTTGAAATGACCCCATACGACCTGACCAAGGGACGGATCAACTACCGCTTCAAGTAAGCGTGGCGATCCCTCATATGAACAAAGCCCGGCCTTCGAGCCGGGCTTTTGTTTTGGGTGCAGCTCGCAGCGTGCTGGGTTGGGCTTTCCCCGGTCCGGCAGAGCCAGTAAGACAAGTCTGAAATGCCTGACGGCTTTCGCCCGCGGGTGACAAACACGAACAAGAGGTCCGGACATGGCATTCATTCTGGGATCAGGCAGCCCGCGTCGATTGGAACTGCTGGCTCAGCTGGGAATCACCCCGGATGCGGTCTGCCCACCCGATATTGATGAGACTCCCAAGAAGGGAGAATTGCCGCGTCTTTATTGCGCGCGTATTGCCCGGCAGAAAGCCGAGGCGATCGTTGCCAATCCAGAGGATGTGGTTCTCTGTGCGGACACCACAGTAGCGTTGGGGCGCAGGATCATGGGAAAACCGTCCGACGCCGGGGAAGCTGCGGAATTTCTCCTGGCGCTTTCTGGACGTCGTCATCAGGTGATTACCTCGGTTGCGGTGCGCCGCGGCGATCGCATTTGGGCGCGTGATGTTGTCAGTGCCGTGAAGATGAAACGCCTCTCGGATGAGGATCTGAATGCCTATCTTGCGACCGGTGATTGGCAGGGCAAGGCGGGCGCCTATGCAATTCAAGGCCCAGCAGGAGCGTTGATCCCTTGGATCAACGGATCCTTCACTGGAATCGTCGGTCTGCCATTGGCCGAAACCGCCGCCCTGTTGCGCGGCGCAGGCTGGACACAGAGTAAGGAGACA contains these protein-coding regions:
- the infA gene encoding translation initiation factor IF-1; translation: MAKEDTLEFPGVVKELLPNATFRVELENGHEIIAHTAGKMRKNRIRVLAGDKVQVEMTPYDLTKGRINYRFK
- a CDS encoding Maf family protein encodes the protein MAFILGSGSPRRLELLAQLGITPDAVCPPDIDETPKKGELPRLYCARIARQKAEAIVANPEDVVLCADTTVALGRRIMGKPSDAGEAAEFLLALSGRRHQVITSVAVRRGDRIWARDVVSAVKMKRLSDEDLNAYLATGDWQGKAGAYAIQGPAGALIPWINGSFTGIVGLPLAETAALLRGAGWTQSKETAA